From the Vicingaceae bacterium genome, the window TTTTACAATCCATTTGACTTCGTTGGCATCGTCTTTAGGTAAAATTTTTATCAATAAGTTGTAACGGTAAAAATTATTGACTTTATGAATTCTATCTTCTTCGGGTCCTAATACACGGCTCCCAAGTTTTTGTCTTAACTTTTCGGCAAGTATAGACAAATTTTGAAATAAATCTTTTTGTTGTTTATGGCGGAATTGTATTTGAATTAGCTTTACAAACGGAGGATAAAAAAACTCTTCGCGTGTTTTCAACTCTTCTTTTATCAATCCCAAATAATCGTTTTGCACAAGGTATTTAAATACTTTATGAGTCGGGCGATAGGTTTGAATAACAACCAGTCCGTTTTTTTTTCGTCCACTCCTACCTGCAACCTGAACATACGTTTGTAGGGCTCGTTCAGAAGCCCTGAAATCGGGAAATGACAAAAGACCGTCGGCATTGACTATCCCTACTAAATCAACATGATCAAAATCAAGGCCTTTGGTAACCATTTTTGTTCCGATCAATATGTCTATTTTCCTGTCTTCAAAATCACTCAAAATTTTGTAGTACGAACCTTTGGTTCTTGTGCTGTCATAGTCAAGCCGGCCAATACGGGCTTGCGGGAACAAATATGAAACTTCTTCTTCTACTTTCTCTGTCCCTGTGCCTTTAATGATGATATTGGGACTGCCACATTTTTCGCATCTTTGGAACACGTCTCTATGAAAACCGCATAAATGGCAATATAACCGGTTTTGTTTTTTATGGTAAGTTAATGAAATATCACAAGCATGACAAAGATGAACATGTTCGCAGTCCAAACATAAAGTTACAGGCGCATAACCTCTACGATGATGAAAAAGTATGATTTGTTTTTTTCTTTGTAAGACTTTTTCCATCATATCTTTCAAAAAAGGAGATATAAGAGGAGGTTGATTTTTACCTTTAAAATAGGGCTTCATGTCATGTATATAAATTTCGGGCAAGGGTGTATCATTGAATCGTTTAGTCAATTGCACTCTCGCTATTTTGTTTTGTTCTGTAAGTTTAAATATTTCTGTTGAGGGAGTGGCACTTCCCAATAAAATAGGGATTTTTTCCTTATGGCTCATCCATAAACATACATCTCTTGCATTGTATCGTGGTGAAGGATCCTCCTGTTTAAAACTTTCATCGTGTTCCTCATCAATTATAATCAATCCTAATTTTTTAAATGGAAGAAACATAGCCGAACGTGGTCCGACCACAATTTGAAAATAGTTTTCCCGCCCTTGTTCGAAAGACAAAACTTCTTTCCATATCTCCACTCTTTCGTTTTGACTGAACCTGCTATGATACACTCCTGCTTTGGCCCCAAAGACGCTTTTGACTCGACTGATGATTTGATGAGTCAATGCAATTTCCGGAAGTAAATACAATACCTGATAACCTCTTTCTACATATTCTTTTATCAAATGAAGGTATATTTCGGTTTTTCCGCTGCCTGTAACACCATGCAACAAAACAGGCCTGTTTTGTTCAAAATGCTTTTTAATTTCATTCAATGCAGTTTCTTGTTCTTTCGAGAGTGTTTTTAATGGTTGTGTTTCTATTATTTCGGAGGGAATAACCCTGTTGATGGTTTCTTCGATTTTAACTACAATTTTTTTCTTTATAAGCTCTCTGAGCGATGCATCAAATTCAGGATTGTTTTTCGTTATGTAAGATTTTTTGATGCTTTGCGAAAAATCTTCACCACTATGGGCTACTATCCATTGCAATACTTCGAGTTGCTTGAATGCCCTTTGAGACAAATTGTCGAAAACTTCCGACAATTTTTTTTCATTTCTATAATCCGGGTGGATTTGAATGAACGATTCTTTTTTAGGTTTATATTTTTCTTCAATATTTTCAATCACACCTATCAATGATAATTCTATCAACCTGCTCAATGTTTTATGCAAGTTTTTTTTAAGAGGCAATTTTATCAATTCATGAATACCGGCAGAGCGGCTATTATTCAGGTAGTTACAAATCATCAACGAATCATCATCAAGATCCAATTGATGAAAATTTTTATTTTTTAAATAATATTCCAAAGATTCTTCAAATTGAAAGGCAGAAGGCAATGCGGCCTGCATCACTTCTCCGGGATTGGCCATATAATACCCGGCAATTTTTATCCACCATTCCATTTGGTTTTGAGTCACAACAGGACATTCATCCAAAACTTCAAAAACAGGTTTGATTTGATATGGCGGCTTTTGCGAATGCAATTTATAAACTATACCGGTATATTTTCTGTTCCCTTTACCAAAACTTACCATTACTCTAACTCCCGGTACGATACGAGAAATCTCACTGTCCGGAACTTCGTAAGTGAATAATCCGGGAACAGCCAAAGGTAAAAATACATCTGCAAACCTAAGAGACATATCAATAAACAGAAATTAGTTGAATGGCATCCAGAAGGTCTTTTTTTAAAGTAATGTGATGTTTGATTGCTTTCTCAAAAGGCACATATTGAATTTTTTGATCTACAATTCCTATCATTATATTGCTTTTTCCCTCTACCAAAGCATCAATAGCAGCAATTCCTGATCTTACGGCCACAATACGGTCCATGGCCGTTGGAGACCCTCCCCGCTGAATATGTCCTAAAACTGTTACCCTGGTTTCCAAACCCGGATATTCTTTTTTTACCTTTTCGGCCACCCGATAAGCACCACCGCTTTGATCTCCTTCAGCCACCACACAAATAAAACTGCCTTTTCCGTGATTTAAATAATTTTTCAACTTTTCCATCATTTGTGGAAAATCCTTTGTGGTTTCAGGAATCAATACCCCCTCAACTCCTCCGGCAATAGCCGATCGCAATGCAATTAATCCTGCATCACGCCCCATCACTTCAATAAAAAAAACTCTGTCGTGGGATTCGGCAGTGTCACGAATTTTATCGATGGCTTGCACAACGGTATTGATAGCCGTATCATAACCTATGGTGAAATCTGTTCCATATAAATCATTGTCTATAGTACCGGGAGCGCCTACTACTGGCATGCCGAATTCGTCAGAAAAAACTTTTGCACCGGTAAAACTCCCATCACCACCAATCACAAACAATGCATCAATACCGGCTTTTTTGCAATTATCAAATGCAATTTGCCGCCATTTTTTTTCCAAAAATCTCTTGCTACGTGCTGTTTTCAATACCGTTCCTCCCAAATGCCCTATATTTTTGACATCCTCTATGTGCAAATCCTTAAAATCAGCATTAATCAATCCCTCATAACCATGATAAATACCCACCGGCACTACATTTAACTTAATACACCTCAGCACAGCCGCCCGGATACACGCATTCATTCCGGGCGAATCGCCTCCGGATGTATATATTCCAATTTTTTTGATTATTTTCATTTTACCAATATTTTTCCGGAATCAAATATTGCTTTACATAATCGGCCACTCCTTCTTCAAGTGAAGTAAAAGTACCTGTGTAACCTGTTTCTCTTAATTTTGAAATGTCGGCTTCAGTAAAGTATTGATATTTTTCACGAATATCTTCAGGTGTCGGAATGTATTCAATGTTTGATTGAGTTCCCAGAGCATCAAATACGGCATTGGCAAGGTCATTAAAAGACCTGGCCCGGCCTGTACCTACATTTAATAGTCCATTGACATTTGGCCGCCGGGTCATCAAGTAAAAAATGATTTTACAAACATCTTTGACGTAAATAAAATCTCTCTTTTGTTCTCCATGTCCAATCCCATCTCTATGGGATTGAAATAAACGTATCTTACCTTGATCTTTGATTTGCCGATAGGCATGAAAAATCACAGAAGCCATTCGGCCTTTATGATATTCGTTGGGACCGTAAACATTAAAAAACTTTAGACCCGCCCAGAAAAAAGGCGATTTT encodes:
- the pfkA2 gene encoding ATP-dependent 6-phosphofructokinase 2, producing MKIIKKIGIYTSGGDSPGMNACIRAAVLRCIKLNVVPVGIYHGYEGLINADFKDLHIEDVKNIGHLGGTVLKTARSKRFLEKKWRQIAFDNCKKAGIDALFVIGGDGSFTGAKVFSDEFGMPVVGAPGTIDNDLYGTDFTIGYDTAINTVVQAIDKIRDTAESHDRVFFIEVMGRDAGLIALRSAIAGGVEGVLIPETTKDFPQMMEKLKNYLNHGKGSFICVVAEGDQSGGAYRVAEKVKKEYPGLETRVTVLGHIQRGGSPTAMDRIVAVRSGIAAIDALVEGKSNIMIGIVDQKIQYVPFEKAIKHHITLKKDLLDAIQLISVY
- the hldD gene encoding ADP-L-glycero-D-manno-heptose-6-epimerase, with protein sequence MIVITGAAGFIGSCLVAFLNENNFNDLVLVDDFSNPSKKNNWQYKRYTKILDRDQWWEWLDLNADQVEIIIHLGARTDTTEFNQELLNKLNTNYSKKVWNKCVEHNIPLIYASSAATYGDGHNGYSDRLTPENLHPLNPYGKSKNDFDAWALVQEKSPFFWAGLKFFNVYGPNEYHKGRMASVIFHAYRQIKDQGKIRLFQSHRDGIGHGEQKRDFIYVKDVCKIIFYLMTRRPNVNGLLNVGTGRARSFNDLANAVFDALGTQSNIEYIPTPEDIREKYQYFTEADISKLRETGYTGTFTSLEEGVADYVKQYLIPEKYW
- the priA gene encoding primosomal protein N'; this encodes MSLRFADVFLPLAVPGLFTYEVPDSEISRIVPGVRVMVSFGKGNRKYTGIVYKLHSQKPPYQIKPVFEVLDECPVVTQNQMEWWIKIAGYYMANPGEVMQAALPSAFQFEESLEYYLKNKNFHQLDLDDDSLMICNYLNNSRSAGIHELIKLPLKKNLHKTLSRLIELSLIGVIENIEEKYKPKKESFIQIHPDYRNEKKLSEVFDNLSQRAFKQLEVLQWIVAHSGEDFSQSIKKSYITKNNPEFDASLRELIKKKIVVKIEETINRVIPSEIIETQPLKTLSKEQETALNEIKKHFEQNRPVLLHGVTGSGKTEIYLHLIKEYVERGYQVLYLLPEIALTHQIISRVKSVFGAKAGVYHSRFSQNERVEIWKEVLSFEQGRENYFQIVVGPRSAMFLPFKKLGLIIIDEEHDESFKQEDPSPRYNARDVCLWMSHKEKIPILLGSATPSTEIFKLTEQNKIARVQLTKRFNDTPLPEIYIHDMKPYFKGKNQPPLISPFLKDMMEKVLQRKKQIILFHHRRGYAPVTLCLDCEHVHLCHACDISLTYHKKQNRLYCHLCGFHRDVFQRCEKCGSPNIIIKGTGTEKVEEEVSYLFPQARIGRLDYDSTRTKGSYYKILSDFEDRKIDILIGTKMVTKGLDFDHVDLVGIVNADGLLSFPDFRASERALQTYVQVAGRSGRKKNGLVVIQTYRPTHKVFKYLVQNDYLGLIKEELKTREEFFYPPFVKLIQIQFRHKQQKDLFQNLSILAEKLRQKLGSRVLGPEEDRIHKVNNFYRYNLLIKILPKDDANEVKWIVKQNLGWLQHAMSTVKIHIDVDPY